A genome region from Streptomyces antimycoticus includes the following:
- a CDS encoding cation-translocating P-type ATPase, translating into MERAAPRVDEIPFDSARKRMTTVHRAPDGALRIVCKGAPEVMLRPPVLIDAPDTRTRAAARAETLARDGYRVLAVASADHDETPPRSTDAWESGLSLLGLVGILDPPRDTSRTTVTACEHAGIAPVLITGDHPLTARAVAARAGIVAREDEVTTGMRIRQGTAGPLTASRVYARTTPDQKLDIVQAWRAAGHVVAMTGDGVNDGPALRRADIGVAMGQRGTEVARQAADLVLADDNLATVVAAVEEGRRVYANVRRFLLYALAGGTAEILVMLLGPFLGMPLPLLPAQILWINLLTHGLPGVALGAEPVEPGVMRHPPRPPEESVLGAGLWPRLLAMGVFVAGVTLVAAVWAREAGRPWQSVTFLVLGATQLGVALGSRARPGSLANPFLLLAVGTALALQVAGVYLPPLRALLGTEPLPLVDLAIAGALSGLGHVVMRVQRWLFPERPPRSRSAPAPAHG; encoded by the coding sequence GTGGAACGCGCAGCGCCACGGGTCGACGAGATCCCCTTCGACAGCGCGCGCAAGCGCATGACGACGGTGCACCGCGCACCCGACGGCGCACTGCGGATCGTGTGCAAGGGAGCCCCCGAGGTCATGCTCCGGCCGCCGGTCCTCATCGACGCGCCGGACACGCGGACCCGGGCCGCCGCCCGGGCCGAGACACTGGCCCGCGACGGATACCGAGTCCTAGCCGTGGCCTCGGCCGACCACGACGAGACACCACCCCGGAGCACCGATGCCTGGGAATCGGGGCTTTCACTGCTCGGCCTGGTCGGCATCCTCGACCCGCCCCGCGACACCTCCCGAACCACCGTCACGGCGTGCGAACATGCCGGTATTGCCCCGGTCCTCATCACCGGCGACCACCCCCTCACGGCACGGGCGGTGGCCGCGCGCGCGGGCATCGTGGCCCGGGAGGACGAGGTCACCACGGGGATGCGGATCCGCCAGGGCACCGCGGGCCCGCTGACCGCCTCGCGCGTCTACGCCAGGACCACGCCCGATCAGAAGCTGGACATCGTCCAGGCATGGCGCGCGGCGGGCCATGTGGTGGCGATGACCGGCGACGGCGTCAACGACGGTCCCGCGCTGCGCCGCGCGGACATCGGCGTCGCCATGGGACAGCGCGGCACCGAAGTGGCCCGCCAGGCGGCCGACCTCGTGCTCGCCGACGACAACCTGGCCACCGTCGTCGCCGCCGTGGAGGAGGGCCGCCGCGTCTACGCCAACGTGCGCCGGTTCCTGCTCTACGCCCTCGCCGGAGGAACGGCGGAGATCCTGGTCATGCTCCTCGGCCCGTTCCTCGGCATGCCCCTGCCCCTGCTCCCCGCCCAGATCCTGTGGATCAACCTGCTCACCCACGGCCTCCCCGGTGTGGCACTCGGAGCCGAACCCGTCGAGCCTGGGGTGATGCGCCACCCACCACGCCCGCCCGAGGAGAGCGTCCTGGGCGCCGGACTCTGGCCCCGGCTCCTGGCCATGGGGGTCTTCGTCGCCGGTGTCACCCTGGTCGCCGCGGTCTGGGCCCGGGAGGCCGGACGACCCTGGCAGTCCGTGACGTTCCTGGTCCTCGGCGCCACCCAACTCGGTGTCGCGCTGGGCTCCCGCGCCCGCCCCGGCAGCCTCGCCAACCCGTTCCTGCTGCTGGCCGTGGGGACGGCCCTGGCCCTGCAGGTGGCGGGTGTCTATCTCCCACCCCTGCGCGCCCTGTTGGGCACGGAGCCACTGCCCCTCGTCGACCTCGCGATCGCCGGTGCGCTGTCCGGCCTGGGGCATGTCGTCATGCGTGTACAACGATGGCTCTTCCCGGAGCGCCCGCCCCGCAGCCGCTCGGCACCCGCCCCAGCCCATGGCTGA
- a CDS encoding cation-translocating P-type ATPase — translation MPTPHRAERFAAGLSREEAARRLEECGANVVARERRTPVWRRVLQQLRDPLIVVLLVAAVLTLTTGDLPDASVILLVITVNTVAGVVQEVRAERAVAALTALSAPTARVLRDGAECSVPAADVVPGDLVLLGEGDIVPADGEVVDAALLLVDESALTGESVPVEKAADADRPPSTVSADTVSAGTVVVRGRGRVQVTGTGPDSALGRIAALMGTAPGLTPLQRRLARFGRVLAAVTVALCAVVLALGLVRGQPVELMVVTAISLAVAAVPESLPAVVTLALALGARRMAERHAIVRRLPAVETLGSVTVLATDKTGTLTEGRMAAERLWTPQGEATASGIGYDPEGHVIRDGHPVTARDAPDLAELLRASLLCNDAGLEPPPDGSGRWRAMGDPTEAALSRPEPGSAWTGPRWNAQRHGSTRSPSTARASA, via the coding sequence ATGCCGACCCCTCACCGCGCCGAGCGCTTCGCCGCGGGTCTGTCGCGGGAGGAGGCGGCGCGGCGGCTGGAGGAGTGCGGGGCCAATGTCGTCGCCCGGGAGCGGCGCACTCCGGTGTGGCGTCGTGTGCTGCAGCAGTTGCGCGACCCGCTGATCGTGGTGTTGCTCGTGGCCGCCGTGCTGACCCTGACCACGGGAGATCTCCCCGACGCCTCGGTGATCCTGCTCGTCATCACGGTGAACACCGTGGCCGGTGTCGTCCAGGAGGTACGGGCGGAACGGGCCGTGGCCGCCCTGACGGCCCTCAGCGCGCCGACCGCCCGGGTGCTGCGCGACGGCGCGGAGTGTTCCGTACCCGCAGCCGACGTGGTACCGGGAGACCTGGTACTGCTGGGCGAGGGGGACATCGTGCCCGCCGACGGAGAGGTCGTCGACGCGGCCCTGCTCCTGGTCGACGAGTCGGCGCTGACGGGCGAGTCCGTCCCGGTGGAGAAGGCCGCCGACGCGGACCGGCCGCCGTCCACGGTGTCGGCGGACACGGTATCGGCGGGCACGGTGGTCGTCCGCGGCCGCGGACGGGTCCAGGTCACCGGCACCGGCCCGGACAGCGCGCTCGGCCGGATCGCCGCGCTGATGGGCACCGCACCCGGACTGACCCCGCTGCAGCGCCGACTGGCCAGGTTCGGCAGGGTGCTGGCGGCCGTCACCGTCGCACTGTGCGCGGTGGTGCTCGCCTTGGGGCTGGTACGCGGACAGCCCGTCGAGCTGATGGTCGTGACCGCGATCAGCCTCGCCGTCGCGGCCGTACCCGAGTCCCTGCCCGCCGTGGTCACCCTCGCCCTGGCCCTGGGGGCACGCCGGATGGCGGAGCGGCACGCCATCGTCCGGCGGCTGCCCGCGGTGGAGACCCTCGGCTCGGTCACGGTGCTCGCCACGGACAAGACCGGCACCCTGACCGAGGGCCGGATGGCCGCGGAGCGGCTATGGACGCCACAGGGCGAGGCCACTGCCAGCGGCATCGGCTACGACCCCGAAGGCCACGTCATACGCGACGGCCACCCGGTGACCGCGCGCGACGCCCCGGACTTGGCCGAGCTGCTGCGCGCCTCGCTGCTGTGCAACGACGCCGGGCTGGAGCCTCCTCCGGACGGCAGTGGACGGTGGCGTGCGATGGGCGACCCCACCGAGGCGGCCCTCTCACGGCCGGAGCCAGGCTCGGCCTGGACCGGGCCGCGGTGGAACGCGCAGCGCCACGGGTCGACGAGATCCCCTTCGACAGCGCGCGCAAGCGCATGA